The Vicia villosa cultivar HV-30 ecotype Madison, WI linkage group LG1, Vvil1.0, whole genome shotgun sequence genome includes a region encoding these proteins:
- the LOC131625612 gene encoding elongation of fatty acids protein 3-like, producing the protein MENSIGRTLQYYLVSHPKILNFTWNPPHTPFSSLQFLSLSILSYLSLTLLFLLPLPPLPPPILKPFTALHNLTLSLLSLTMAIATSLTILTHTPTLRSTICFPPNTPPTGPRFFWAYIFYLSKFLEFIDTLFIILSRSIKRLSFLHVYHHSTVPIMCYLWLNSSQSLFPIALLTNSSVHVIMYSYYFLTAVGIRPPWKRAVTDCQIVQFVFSFAVSGVMLYYHFNDGGCSGMMAWCFNAVFNASLLALFLNFHLKSYANAKKTKDS; encoded by the coding sequence ATGGAAAACTCCATTGGCAGAACTCTCCAATACTACCTAGTCTCCCACCCAAAAATCCTAAACTTCACATGGAACCCTCCCCACACCCCATTCTCCTCCCTCCAATTCCTTTCTCTCTCCATCCTCTCCTACCTCTCCCTCACTCTCCTGTTCCTCCTCCCTCTCCCCCCTCTCCCACCTCCCATCCTCAAACCCTTCACCGCCCTCCACAACCTCACTCTCTCCCTCCTCTCCCTCACAATGGCCATCGCCACCTCCCTCACCATCCTTACCCACACCCCCACCCTCCGCTCCACCATCTGCTTCCCTCCCAACACCCCTCCCACCGGCCCCCGCTTCTTCTGGGCCTACATCTTCTACCTCTCCAAATTCCTCGAATTCATTGACACTCTCTTCATCATCCTCTCCAGATCCATCAAACGCCTCTCCTTCCTCCACGTCTACCATCACTCCACCGTCCCTATCATGTGCTACCTCTGGCTCAACTCCTCCCAGTCACTCTTCCCAATCGCACTTCTAACTAACTCCTCCGTACACGTCATCATGTATTCTTACTACTTCCTCACCGCCGTCGGGATTCGACCGCCGTGGAAGCGCGCTGTCACGGATTGTCAGATTGTTCAATTTGTGTTCAGCTTTGCCGTCTCCggcgtcatgctttattatcatttCAATGACGGTGGATGCTCCGGGATGATGGCCTGGTGCTTCAATGCTGTTTTCAATGCTTCACTTTTGGCTCTTTTTCTTAATTTTCATCTCAAGAGTTATGCTAATGCCAAGAAGACTAAAGATTCGTGA
- the LOC131625605 gene encoding E3 ubiquitin-protein ligase RING1-like, whose amino-acid sequence MSLTGRPRVIVNGVRRMRTFHYFWCLNCQRTVRIPSTNTFTDYGSFCPYCFHQLRYELDISRPRLLMNDPNNMNPPPTTNQLMGSLAFILDPSFRRQNNTTLQWETEHEHDQNQNRNPQTWITLRFVRPIRLPRPIVPPPPPPPQNLVPRLNDNNTPSLDELFDGMIHNNSRPGPPPASPSAIEALPMVKVTEAHLASDPNCPICKDEFEVDLEVKELPCKHFYHSDCILPWLRMHNTCPVCRHELQGIDNSNNANYYSFHNENEYDVGFIGFEELTSSFIWIWSQFTSIWPIRAVLDWTRSRFNHHAQARSRSNSWWRALLIP is encoded by the exons ATGTCCCTCACGGGCCGGCCTCGTGTTATCGTCAACGGTGTTCGAAGAATGAGAACCTTTCATTATTTCTGGTGTCTCAACTGCCAACGTACTGTCAGAATACCATCAACTAATACTTTTACAGATTATGGCTCTTTCTGTCCATATTGCTTCCATCAATTGCGATATGAACTTGATATATCAAGGCCAAGGCTTCTCATGAATGATCCTAATAACATGAACCCTCCTCCTACTACTAATCAGTTAATGGGTAGCTTAGCTTTCATTCTTGATCCATCTTTTAGAAGACAAAACAACACAACATTACAGTGGGAAACCGAACATGAACatgatcaaaatcaaaatcggaATCCACAAACATGGATTACACTTCGATTCGTAAGACCAATTCGTCTACCAAGGCCTATTGTTCCACCGCCACCGCCACCACCACAAAACTTGGTTCCTCGACTCAACGACAATAACACCCCTTCATTAGATGAGCTCTTTGATGGGATGATTCACAACAATAGTAGACCAGGGCCGCCTCCTGCGTCACCGTCGGCCATTGAAGCCTTACCAATGGTGAAAGTGACAGAAGCTCATTTGGCAAGTGACCCGAATTGTCCAATATGTAAAgatgagtttgaagttgatttaGAAGTGAAAGAGTTACCATGCAAACATTTCTACCATTCTGACTGCATTCTCCCGTGGCTTCGCATGCACAACACTTGCCCTGTATGCCGCCACGAGCTACAAGGGATTGATAATAGTAACAATGCTAATTACTACTCTTTTCACAATGAAAATGAGTACGACGTCGGATTCATTGGATTTGAGGAACTTACAAGCAGCTTTATCTGGATTTGGAGCCAATTTACTTCGATTTGGCCTATCCGTGCAGTCCTAGATTGGACGCGGTCCCGTTTCAATCACCATGCCCAAGCTCGTAGTAGAA GTAACTCTTGGTGGCGAGCATTGCTCATTCCGTAG
- the LOC131645144 gene encoding uncharacterized protein LOC131645144 isoform X2, with product MSGLTGKKMKKIFQTLVPETVYTDARNFVEYCCFRYLSRDSSDIHPSLQDPAFQRLIFITMLAWENPYTKVLSSNAEKASLQSKLVTEEAFVRIAPAVSGVVDRPTVHHLFKALAGDQEGISMSVWLAYINEFVKVRRENRSYQIPEFPQIAEEKILCIGANNKQPVLKWENNMAWPGKLTLTDKAIYFEAAGLLGNKRAMRLDLTYDGLKVEKAKVGPLGSSLFDSAVSISSSSEPNWWALEFIDLGGEMRRDIWNALISEVIALHKFIHEYGPEDSDESLFNVYGTRKGKQRATASAINGMARLQALQHLQKFPDDPMKLVQFSYLQNAPHGDIVLQTLAVNYWGGQLVTGFVNTRNQSENRLSNETADNCNHAFDIDGSVYLQKWMKSQSWASSTSTTFWKNTSTKGLVLSKNLVVADLSLTERAAKTSKQKYQVVEKTQATINAATLKGIPSNIDLFKELILPITLTVKNFEKLRRWEEPHLTVGFLALAYTMIFRNLLSYMLPTMLMITAVGMLTIRGLKEQGRLGRFFGGVTIRDQPPSNTIQKIIAVKDAMRDVENITQKVNVSLLKIRSILLSGNPQITTEVAVLMLTWSAILFIVPFKYILSFLLFDMFTRELEFRKEMVKRFMKMLRDRWHAVPAAPVAVLPFENEESKPEISLKVIENKLKSQGNQSSGKSKQ from the exons ATGAGCGGATTGACTGggaaaaaaatgaagaagattTTTCAAACACTTGTTCCAGAGACGGTATATACTGATGCCCGTAATTTTGTTGAATACTGCTGCTTTAGATACTTGTCAAGGGACAGTTCTGATATTCATCCTTCCCTCCAG GATCCTGCTTTCCAGAGGCTGATATTCATAACCATGCTTGCCTGGGAAAATCCTTACACTAAAGTTCTTTCTAGCAATGCCGAGAAAGCTTCTTTACAG AGTAAGCTTGTCACCGAGGAGGCTTTTGTCCGAATTGCTCCTGCAGTCTCTGGTGTGGTTGACCGCCCCACAGTGCACCATCTTTTTAAGGCTCTTGCTGGCGATCAAGAGGGAATTTCCATGAGCGTGTGGCTAGCTTACATTAACGAGTTTGTTAA AGTACGTCGAGAAAATAGGTCGTATCAGATTCCAGAGTTTCCTCAAATTGCAGAGGAGAAAATCTTATGCATTGGTGCCAACAATAAACAACCTGTTCTGAAATGGGAGAATAATATGGCATGGCCTGGCAAACTCACTCTTACGGATAAAGCAATCTATTTTGAG GCAGCTGGCTTATTGGGAAATAAGAGAGCCATGAGATTGGATCTTACATATGATGGATTGAAAGTAGAGAAAGCAAAAGTTGGGCCCTTAGGGTCTTCACTTTTTGACTCGGCTGTTTCTATTTCTTCTAGCTCAGA GCCGAATTGGTGGGCGCTGGAATTCATCGACTTGGGAGGTGAAATGAGGAGGGATATTTGGAATGCATTGATAAGTGAAGTCATTGCTTTACACAAATTCATTCATGAGTATGGACCCGAAGATTCTGATGAATCACTGTTTAATGTTTACGGGACTCGCAAAGGAAAGCAAAGAGCAACAGCCAGTGCCATTAATGGTATGGCTAGACTCCAGGCCCTTCAACATTTGCAAAAATTCCCCGATGATCCTATGAAGCTCGTCCAGTTCTCATATTTACAAAATGCACCGCATGGTGATATCGTTCTCCAAACCTTAGCTGTTAATTATTGGGGAGGTCAACTAGTTACAGGATTTGTAAACACGCGCAATCAGTCAGAAAATCGCCTTTCTAATGAGACAGCTGACAATTGTAACCATGCTTTCGACATCGACGGAAGTGTCTACTTGCAGAAGTGGATGAAATCTCAATCTTGGGCGTCTAGTACTTCTACTACTTTTTGGAAGAACACTTCAACAAAAGGTTTGGTGTTAAGTAAGAATCTCGTTGTAGCTGACCTATCACTCACTGAAAGAGCAGCAAAAACAAGCAAACAAAAGTATCAGGTTGTGGAGAAAACTCAAGCCACCATTAATGCTGCAACTCTGAAAGGCATACCCAGCAACATTGATCTTTTCAAG GAGCTAATATTACCTATCACCTTAACTGTCAAAAACTTTGAAAAACTAAGGCGCTGGGAGGAGCCACACCTGACCGTCGGGTTTCTTGCACTTGCATATACCATGATTTTTAG AAATTTGCTGTCGTATATGCTTCCAACGATGTTAATGATCACGGCAGTTGGAATGCTGACAATCAGGGGTCTTAAGGAGCAAGGCCGCCTTGGACGATTTTTTGGTGGAGTCACAATACGTGATCAGCCACCGTCAAATACTATACAAAAGATCATTGCTGTAAAAGACGCTATGCGTGATGTTGAGAATATTACGCAGAAAGTGAATGTCTCGCTTCTCAAAATACGTTCAATTTTACTTTCTGGCAATCCACAG ATAACTACCGAGGTTGCTGTGCTGATGTTAACTTGGTCAGCCATTCTCTTCATTGTCCCATTCAAGTACattctttcctttcttctctTCGATATGTTCACACGGGAGCTCGAGTTTCGGAAAGAAATGGTTAAGAGATTCATGAAAATGTTAAGAGATCGTTGGCATGCGGTTCCTGCTGCCCCAGTAGCTGTGTTACCATTTGAAAATGAAGAATCTAAACCAGAAATTTCCTTAAAGGTGATTGAGAACAAATTAAAGTCACAAGGAAATCAGAGCAGTGGCAAGTCTAAACAGTGA
- the LOC131645144 gene encoding uncharacterized protein LOC131645144 isoform X1, translating into MGPKFPMSQLKTPNYYVISYHRKYSTRILSQQKFSFKSLGDKWNLNDLTASSIQERLNVLMSRTQNFLNEVTSPLAKSGQSKKPDPENDIGFQVMEDIFMVEQTIERRTPYGTLSLAAVICIEQFSRMSGLTGKKMKKIFQTLVPETVYTDARNFVEYCCFRYLSRDSSDIHPSLQDPAFQRLIFITMLAWENPYTKVLSSNAEKASLQSKLVTEEAFVRIAPAVSGVVDRPTVHHLFKALAGDQEGISMSVWLAYINEFVKVRRENRSYQIPEFPQIAEEKILCIGANNKQPVLKWENNMAWPGKLTLTDKAIYFEAAGLLGNKRAMRLDLTYDGLKVEKAKVGPLGSSLFDSAVSISSSSEPNWWALEFIDLGGEMRRDIWNALISEVIALHKFIHEYGPEDSDESLFNVYGTRKGKQRATASAINGMARLQALQHLQKFPDDPMKLVQFSYLQNAPHGDIVLQTLAVNYWGGQLVTGFVNTRNQSENRLSNETADNCNHAFDIDGSVYLQKWMKSQSWASSTSTTFWKNTSTKGLVLSKNLVVADLSLTERAAKTSKQKYQVVEKTQATINAATLKGIPSNIDLFKELILPITLTVKNFEKLRRWEEPHLTVGFLALAYTMIFRNLLSYMLPTMLMITAVGMLTIRGLKEQGRLGRFFGGVTIRDQPPSNTIQKIIAVKDAMRDVENITQKVNVSLLKIRSILLSGNPQITTEVAVLMLTWSAILFIVPFKYILSFLLFDMFTRELEFRKEMVKRFMKMLRDRWHAVPAAPVAVLPFENEESKPEISLKVIENKLKSQGNQSSGKSKQ; encoded by the exons atggggCCAAAGTTTCCTATGAGTCAGTTGAAGACACCAAATTATTATGTGATTTCTTACCACAGAAAGTATTCCACTAGAATTCTCTCTCAGCAGAAGTTTTCATTCAAATCTTTGGGGGATAAATGGAACCTCAATGACCTAACTGCTA GTTCTATCCAAGAAAGATTGAATGTATTGATGTCGAGGACCCAAAACTTTTTGAATGAAGTGACTTCTCCGCTTGCAAAATCTGGCCAAAGTAAAAAGCCTGATCCTGAGAACGATATCGGATTTCAAGTTATGGAAGATATATTTATGGTAGAGCAAACAATTGAACGCAGAACACCATACGGGACACTTTCTCTAGCTGCTGTCATATGTATTGAGCAATTCAGCAG GATGAGCGGATTGACTGggaaaaaaatgaagaagattTTTCAAACACTTGTTCCAGAGACGGTATATACTGATGCCCGTAATTTTGTTGAATACTGCTGCTTTAGATACTTGTCAAGGGACAGTTCTGATATTCATCCTTCCCTCCAG GATCCTGCTTTCCAGAGGCTGATATTCATAACCATGCTTGCCTGGGAAAATCCTTACACTAAAGTTCTTTCTAGCAATGCCGAGAAAGCTTCTTTACAG AGTAAGCTTGTCACCGAGGAGGCTTTTGTCCGAATTGCTCCTGCAGTCTCTGGTGTGGTTGACCGCCCCACAGTGCACCATCTTTTTAAGGCTCTTGCTGGCGATCAAGAGGGAATTTCCATGAGCGTGTGGCTAGCTTACATTAACGAGTTTGTTAA AGTACGTCGAGAAAATAGGTCGTATCAGATTCCAGAGTTTCCTCAAATTGCAGAGGAGAAAATCTTATGCATTGGTGCCAACAATAAACAACCTGTTCTGAAATGGGAGAATAATATGGCATGGCCTGGCAAACTCACTCTTACGGATAAAGCAATCTATTTTGAG GCAGCTGGCTTATTGGGAAATAAGAGAGCCATGAGATTGGATCTTACATATGATGGATTGAAAGTAGAGAAAGCAAAAGTTGGGCCCTTAGGGTCTTCACTTTTTGACTCGGCTGTTTCTATTTCTTCTAGCTCAGA GCCGAATTGGTGGGCGCTGGAATTCATCGACTTGGGAGGTGAAATGAGGAGGGATATTTGGAATGCATTGATAAGTGAAGTCATTGCTTTACACAAATTCATTCATGAGTATGGACCCGAAGATTCTGATGAATCACTGTTTAATGTTTACGGGACTCGCAAAGGAAAGCAAAGAGCAACAGCCAGTGCCATTAATGGTATGGCTAGACTCCAGGCCCTTCAACATTTGCAAAAATTCCCCGATGATCCTATGAAGCTCGTCCAGTTCTCATATTTACAAAATGCACCGCATGGTGATATCGTTCTCCAAACCTTAGCTGTTAATTATTGGGGAGGTCAACTAGTTACAGGATTTGTAAACACGCGCAATCAGTCAGAAAATCGCCTTTCTAATGAGACAGCTGACAATTGTAACCATGCTTTCGACATCGACGGAAGTGTCTACTTGCAGAAGTGGATGAAATCTCAATCTTGGGCGTCTAGTACTTCTACTACTTTTTGGAAGAACACTTCAACAAAAGGTTTGGTGTTAAGTAAGAATCTCGTTGTAGCTGACCTATCACTCACTGAAAGAGCAGCAAAAACAAGCAAACAAAAGTATCAGGTTGTGGAGAAAACTCAAGCCACCATTAATGCTGCAACTCTGAAAGGCATACCCAGCAACATTGATCTTTTCAAG GAGCTAATATTACCTATCACCTTAACTGTCAAAAACTTTGAAAAACTAAGGCGCTGGGAGGAGCCACACCTGACCGTCGGGTTTCTTGCACTTGCATATACCATGATTTTTAG AAATTTGCTGTCGTATATGCTTCCAACGATGTTAATGATCACGGCAGTTGGAATGCTGACAATCAGGGGTCTTAAGGAGCAAGGCCGCCTTGGACGATTTTTTGGTGGAGTCACAATACGTGATCAGCCACCGTCAAATACTATACAAAAGATCATTGCTGTAAAAGACGCTATGCGTGATGTTGAGAATATTACGCAGAAAGTGAATGTCTCGCTTCTCAAAATACGTTCAATTTTACTTTCTGGCAATCCACAG ATAACTACCGAGGTTGCTGTGCTGATGTTAACTTGGTCAGCCATTCTCTTCATTGTCCCATTCAAGTACattctttcctttcttctctTCGATATGTTCACACGGGAGCTCGAGTTTCGGAAAGAAATGGTTAAGAGATTCATGAAAATGTTAAGAGATCGTTGGCATGCGGTTCCTGCTGCCCCAGTAGCTGTGTTACCATTTGAAAATGAAGAATCTAAACCAGAAATTTCCTTAAAGGTGATTGAGAACAAATTAAAGTCACAAGGAAATCAGAGCAGTGGCAAGTCTAAACAGTGA
- the LOC131625623 gene encoding probable plastid-lipid-associated protein 4, chloroplastic, producing MVMALSSTSSLFLNTTDFSPHKPLHYLPSSSSSSHFPIKPLIHQTHNTLPLSQKWRTNVSFFTSFLKKPKDASIIKEELLEAIASLDRGADATPEDQQRVDQIARKLEAVNPTKEPLKSTLLDGKWELIYTTSQSILQIKRPKFLRSVTNYQAINADTLRAQNMESRPFFNQVTADLTPLNTRKVAVKFDTFKIGGFIPVKAPDTARGELEITYLDEELRVSRGDRGNLFILKMVDPSYRIPA from the exons ATGGTTATGGCCTTatcttctacttcttctctctttcTCAACACCACTGATTTTTCACCTCACAAACCACTCCATTATCTaccatcttcctcttcttcttctcactTTCCAATCAAACCTCTCATCCACCAAACTCACAACACCCTCCCCCTCTCTCAAAAATGGAGAACAAATGTTTCATTCTTTACCTCTTTCTTGAAAAAACCCAAAGACGCTAGCATCATCAAGGAAGAGCTTCTTGAAGCCATTGCTTCTCTTGATCGAGGAGCTGATGCCACTCCTGAAGACCAACAAAGGGTTGATCAG ATTGCACGCAAACTTGAAGCAGTTAATCCAACTAAAGAGCCTCTCAAATCTACTTTACTTGATGGCAAATGGGAGCTTATTTACACTACCTCTCAATCTATCTTGCAAATTAAG AGACCAAAGTTTTTGAGGTCAGTTACAAATTATCAAGCAATCAATGCCGATACTCTCCGAGCCCAAAACATGGAATCTAGGCCATTCTTCAACCAG GTGACAGCAGATTTAACACCTCTGAATACAAGGAAAGTGGCTGTGAAATTCGATACCTTCAAAATTGGAGGCTTC ATACCTGTTAAGGCTCCTGACACGGCTCGTGGCGAACTGGAAATAACATATTTGGATGAAGAACTTAG GGTATCAAGAGGGGACAGAGGAAACTTGTTCATATTGAAAATGGTGGATCCATCTTACCGGATTCCTGCATGA
- the LOC131625633 gene encoding F-box protein At1g10780-like, translating into MSIESLPDVILQYILSHISNGRDVAYCNCVSKRWKNSLGYIRSLCFTRNAFDNPPNDEDSDIIVRRMVSAVERLEELIVFCPFSPSGLASWLALAGPSLSYLELRMDNLGDNAVVHESPSKLDCIGAAMNLEILKLWGVLIERIPKWDEFHNLKILEVVGARLEDAAVNAVIRSCPNLTKLLLLGCEGVQSITIDLPFLEDCRLDFYGLGNCSLSLIAPKIESLEVQGCSWIRVPETKHLKKLSISNSAGRVYMIDFGKLTALETLSMRGIQWCWDAICKMLRLASDVKHLFMKVEFTGDYDALQPFPEIDFVDFFNSHPKLLKFDIHGAMFAALCQKNSLKHVDSDFVIPCLEEVLITVRSPLNAEQKMSTLESLLKYGKNLRTMVIKILQMKGSHNSADDFFDEICRFRYMHREIIRIE; encoded by the exons ATGT CGATTGAGTCTCTGCCTGATGTGATTCTTCAATACATATTGTCGCATATCAGTAATGGACGTGACGTGGCGTATTGCAATTGTGTTTCTAAGCGATGGAAGAACTCATTGGGTTATATCAGATCTCTTTGTTTTACTCGCAATGCGTTTGACAACCCTCCTAATGATGAAGATTCTGACATCATTGTGAGAAGAATGGTATCAGCTGTTGAGCGATTAGAGGAGCTAATTGTTTTCTGCCCGTTCTCCCCTTCTGGCCTTGCTTCATGGCTAGCGCTTGCAGGTCCATCTCTTTCTTATCTCGAGCTTCGAATGGACAACCTTGGCGACAACGCGGTTGTTCATGAGAGCCCGTCAAAGTTGGATTGCATTGGTGCAGCAATGAATTTGGAGATTCTGAAACTTTGGGGTGTCTTGATTGAGCGCATCCCTAAATGGGATGAGTTCCATAATCTTAAAATCCTTGAAGTTGTTGGGGCAAGATTGGAAGATGCTGCAGTGAATGCTGTGATTCGGTCATGCCCAAATCTGACAAAGTTGTTACTGCTTGGGTGTGAAGGTGTCCAATCAATTACAATCGATCTGCCATTTTTAGAGGACTGTAGGCTGGATTTTTATGGTCTTGGAAACTGTTCGCTTTCGCTCATTGCCCCTAAAATTGAATCTCTTGAGGTACAAGGCTGTAGCTGGATTAGGGTCCCTGAAACCAAGCATTTGAAAAAGCTTTCAATTTCCAATAGTGCAG GGAGAGTTTACATGATTGATTTTGGAAAGCTTACAGCCCTGGAGACCCTGTCGATGCGGGGCATTCAGTGGTGCTGGGATGCAATATGTAAAATGCTGAGATTGGCAAGTGATGTGAAACATCTTTTTATGAAAGTGGAATTCACTGGTGACTATGATGCTCTTCAACCCTTTCCAGagattgattttgttgattttttcaaCAGCCATCCCAAGCTGCTCAAGTTCGATATCCATGGAGCCATGTTTGCAGCACTATGCCAGAAGAACAGTCTAAAACAT GTTGATTCTGACTTTGTGATTCCATGTTTGGAGGAGGTCTTAATCACTGTGAGATCACCATTAAATGCTGAGCAGAAAATGAGTACTCTTGAATCCTTGTTGAAGTATGGGAAAAATTTAAGGACCATGGTTATCAAGATTCTCCAGATGAAGGGTTCACATAACAGTGCTGATGATTTTTTTGACGAGATTTGCCGGTTTCGATACATGCACCGTGAGATAATTCGAATAGAGTAA